In Leisingera sp. NJS204, the following are encoded in one genomic region:
- a CDS encoding ABC transporter permease codes for MSDITQSGPVLAADGRPLKRSLARALRMQKLRALLLIAPLLLFILITFILPVADMLFRSVENRIVEDTLPRTVEVLADWDPASGQLPEEAAFAALAADLKDAANVKTHTKVAKRLNYENPGLSSVFRKSGRKVKKWDIANDGPFREKLIELNDGWGDLELWRTIKTYSGTFTSGYFLNAVDMRLGAEGPEIRPENERIYNTMLIRTMRMSLIITFSCIMLGYPVAWILANLPTRQANLLMILVLLPFWTSLLVRTSAWKILLQQQGVINDTLVWIGLVDDANRLVLINNELGTIIAMTHILLPFMILPMYSVMQTINPSYLRAAKSLGATDWTAFWRVYFPQTVPGIGAGSILVFILAVGYYITPALVGGTKGTFISNLIAYHISTSGNWGLGAALGAILLAVVLALYWVYDKIVGIDNVKLG; via the coding sequence ATGAGTGATATTACCCAATCCGGCCCGGTGCTGGCGGCCGACGGCAGGCCGCTCAAGCGCAGCCTGGCGCGTGCACTGCGCATGCAGAAGCTGCGCGCACTGCTGCTGATCGCGCCGCTCTTGCTGTTCATCCTTATAACATTCATCCTCCCGGTGGCGGACATGCTGTTCCGGTCGGTAGAGAACCGGATTGTCGAGGATACACTGCCCCGCACGGTTGAAGTTCTGGCAGACTGGGACCCTGCATCGGGTCAACTGCCGGAGGAGGCAGCATTTGCCGCTCTGGCCGCCGATCTTAAAGATGCGGCAAACGTGAAGACCCACACCAAAGTTGCCAAGCGTCTGAACTATGAAAACCCGGGCCTCTCGTCTGTGTTCCGCAAATCCGGCCGCAAGGTCAAGAAATGGGATATCGCAAACGACGGCCCCTTCCGCGAAAAACTTATAGAACTGAACGACGGCTGGGGCGATCTTGAGCTTTGGCGGACGATCAAGACCTACTCCGGCACTTTCACTTCAGGTTACTTTTTGAACGCAGTCGATATGCGTTTGGGGGCTGAAGGCCCTGAGATCCGCCCGGAGAACGAACGGATCTACAACACCATGCTGATCCGCACCATGCGGATGTCCCTGATCATCACCTTCAGCTGCATCATGCTGGGCTACCCGGTTGCCTGGATCCTGGCGAACCTGCCCACACGCCAGGCAAACCTGCTGATGATTCTGGTCTTGCTGCCGTTCTGGACATCGCTCCTGGTGCGGACCTCTGCCTGGAAAATCCTGCTGCAGCAGCAGGGGGTAATCAACGATACGCTGGTCTGGATCGGACTGGTGGATGATGCCAACCGATTGGTTCTTATCAACAACGAGCTGGGCACCATCATTGCGATGACCCATATCCTGCTGCCGTTCATGATTCTGCCGATGTATTCGGTGATGCAAACAATCAACCCGTCTTACTTGCGCGCCGCCAAATCCCTCGGGGCGACCGACTGGACTGCGTTCTGGCGCGTTTACTTCCCGCAAACCGTGCCGGGCATCGGCGCCGGATCGATCCTCGTCTTCATCCTGGCTGTTGGCTACTACATCACTCCGGCCCTGGTCGGCGGCACCAAAGGCACCTTTATTTCGAACCTGATCGCCTACCACATCTCGACGTCGGGCAACTGGGGTTTGGGCGCGGCACTGGGCGCAATCCTTCTGGCGGTGGTTCTGGCCCTCTACTGGGTCTACGACAAGATCGTCGGCATCGATAACGTGAAGCTGGGATAA